One window of Botrimarina mediterranea genomic DNA carries:
- a CDS encoding aspartate aminotransferase family protein yields MSATAESTMSPATADLYKNYVVPNYGRYPVCLVRGEGSWVWDDQGRKYLDFFPGWGCNLLGHCPPAVVEAVQEQVATLIHVPNSWHTEAQGLWAKMLSERSFGGKAFFCNSGAEANEAAIKLVRLHTPEDRYKIITFTGGFHGRTMGAVSATAQPKYHQGLGPMVAGFEYAPFGDLEAVRELVDDETAGIMIEPIQGEGGVRMPPAGFLRGLRDICDENGLLLVFDEVQAGCGRTGDWFAYQTPSLSEGGVTPDVMTLAKSLCGGVAGGAMLTTPEIAPSLRPGMHAATFGGNPLAARAGIATLETIEREGLLERCKQIGERFKAKLSPLVDELPHVKEVRGVGVMIGIELLVEGAPVVAECMKRGLLINCTQGTVVRLLPAMNLSDAECDEGCEILIDALRGVAS; encoded by the coding sequence ATGTCGGCAACCGCAGAATCCACCATGTCGCCCGCCACGGCGGACCTCTACAAGAACTACGTCGTCCCCAACTACGGCCGCTACCCGGTCTGTTTGGTGCGCGGCGAGGGGTCGTGGGTCTGGGACGACCAGGGACGCAAGTACCTCGACTTCTTTCCGGGGTGGGGCTGCAACCTGCTGGGCCACTGCCCGCCGGCCGTCGTCGAAGCCGTGCAGGAGCAGGTCGCCACGCTGATCCATGTCCCTAACAGCTGGCACACCGAGGCCCAGGGTCTCTGGGCCAAGATGCTCAGCGAGCGTTCGTTCGGCGGTAAGGCGTTCTTCTGTAACTCGGGCGCCGAGGCCAACGAGGCCGCCATCAAGCTCGTGCGGCTTCACACACCCGAGGATCGCTACAAGATCATCACGTTCACCGGCGGCTTCCACGGCCGCACGATGGGCGCCGTCAGCGCCACGGCCCAGCCCAAGTATCACCAGGGCCTGGGGCCGATGGTGGCCGGCTTCGAGTACGCCCCCTTCGGCGACCTCGAGGCGGTCCGCGAACTCGTCGATGACGAGACCGCCGGCATCATGATCGAGCCCATCCAGGGCGAGGGCGGCGTCCGTATGCCCCCCGCGGGATTCCTCCGAGGCCTCCGTGACATCTGCGACGAGAACGGCCTGCTGCTGGTCTTCGACGAGGTCCAAGCCGGCTGCGGCCGCACGGGCGATTGGTTCGCGTACCAGACTCCGTCTCTGAGTGAGGGCGGCGTCACGCCCGACGTGATGACGCTCGCCAAGAGCCTTTGCGGTGGCGTCGCCGGCGGCGCGATGTTGACGACCCCCGAGATCGCCCCCAGCCTCCGCCCCGGCATGCACGCCGCCACCTTCGGCGGCAACCCACTCGCCGCCCGCGCCGGCATCGCCACGCTCGAGACGATCGAACGCGAAGGCCTGCTCGAGCGCTGCAAGCAGATCGGCGAGCGCTTCAAGGCGAAGCTATCGCCGCTTGTCGATGAGCTGCCGCACGTGAAGGAAGTCCGCGGCGTCGGCGTGATGATCGGCATCGAGCTGCTCGTCGAGGGCGCGCCGGTCGTCGCCGAGTGCATGAAGCGCGGCCTCTTGATCAACTGCACGCAGGGAACGGTCGTCCGTCTGCTCCCCGCGATGAACCTCAGCGACGCCGAGTGCGACGAGGGCTGCGAAATCCTCATCGACGCGCTCCGCGGCGTAGCGAGCTGA
- the argF gene encoding ornithine carbamoyltransferase: protein MRHFITLDDVTTAQIETIFALTTDLKQKLKQGVREPLLPGRVLALLFEKPSLRTRVSFESCMAHLGGSSLMLGADTGFGSPRESLADFARVLTQMVDVVVIRSKRHDTVTEFAKNADCSVINGLTDISHPCQALADLYTVREHFAKQGGGNLKGRKIAWIGDANNVARSLAHGCARLGVEFVIAGPKGYQMAPDLLDKFRTQSPDAKLTVLEDPVEAVDGASAIYTDIWASMGQEHEADVRKKAFAGYQVNEALFAQAPDDAIFLHCLPAHRGEEVTDGVIDHERSLVVEQAANRLHVQKGILVWLLGSHA from the coding sequence ATGCGTCACTTCATCACGCTCGACGACGTCACCACCGCGCAGATCGAAACGATCTTCGCGCTGACCACCGACCTCAAGCAAAAGTTGAAGCAAGGGGTGCGCGAGCCGCTGTTGCCGGGGCGAGTCCTGGCGCTCTTGTTCGAGAAGCCGTCGCTGCGGACCCGCGTCAGCTTCGAGTCCTGCATGGCCCACCTCGGCGGCTCGAGTCTGATGCTCGGCGCCGACACAGGTTTCGGCAGCCCGCGCGAGTCGCTTGCCGACTTCGCCCGCGTCCTCACGCAGATGGTCGATGTGGTCGTCATCCGCAGCAAACGCCACGACACCGTCACCGAGTTCGCAAAGAACGCCGACTGCTCGGTCATCAACGGACTCACCGACATCTCGCACCCCTGCCAGGCGCTGGCGGACCTCTACACGGTCCGCGAACATTTTGCCAAACAGGGTGGGGGCAACTTGAAGGGCCGCAAGATTGCTTGGATCGGTGACGCCAACAACGTCGCCCGCAGCCTGGCGCACGGCTGCGCGAGGCTGGGCGTCGAGTTCGTCATCGCGGGGCCGAAGGGCTACCAGATGGCGCCCGATCTACTCGACAAGTTCCGCACGCAGAGCCCCGACGCGAAGCTCACCGTCCTCGAAGACCCCGTCGAAGCGGTCGATGGCGCGTCGGCGATCTACACCGACATCTGGGCCAGCATGGGCCAAGAGCACGAGGCCGACGTCCGCAAGAAGGCCTTCGCGGGCTACCAGGTGAACGAGGCCCTCTTTGCCCAGGCGCCCGACGACGCCATTTTCCTCCACTGCCTCCCCGCCCACCGCGGCGAAGAGGTCACCGACGGCGTCATCGACCACGAGCGCAGCCTCGTCGTCGAACAAGCCGCCAACCGCCTCCACGTGCAGAAGGGCATCCTCGTTTGGTTGCTAGGCTCCCACGCGTAA
- a CDS encoding VWA domain-containing protein translates to MISTRTGRLAFVHSLSCLLVGASAVCMAAESVDLRVYDAPTGERYFAASFGPVEAAKRPTPMDVVLVVDTSASQVGPFRSTTLAAVEACLATLHPEDRVELVAADLDARALTKAPVTPGSAELNGAVESLRQVTPLGASDLRGAIEAAADRFNTEDTDRRRAIVYIGDGVSMGAAKLSGAAWVETIRQLRADKVAVSSFAVGPQKNAWMLASIANLTGGNLYVDDEAIADNDADARRRGERVGRVLADWAHAEVLWTDSVSANEAVLAAYPAEMPPLRSDRDTVVVGQMTGDSKSLDVDALAGDEAIAWSAEVPPSDDENSYLTKLVSDAAMDGGLSLTALGTAGLTETARAINAETERLTTIAEQAVAMGDAEGAVRISNAVLQRDPGNVRAKTVQLAADQSVLVRTAQLDVIDDPAAAEVLTPGTPPTEGPVAGSAPLADGAIIRDDAYPQREGEVYEDTGAYPPAEAVVDGRFLNSIEKNRRVFAQLLEKEVQNAIADARTKMASNPEEAIQDLKVMMQSVERAPELVASTRAGLIDKLQSALREGARQAVIKDELDRERNENLAAAQERRLLLDRMELNRERMRQLIERFNSLIDERRFAEANEVALIAEELDPEGVVPRVARVWGEAKHNHELNMEYRQRRAALFLATMQSVEDSFMPFPDNVPMVYPDPEKWRELTRLREQYKAVDVAGQSPSEKAITDALGSPLPSAGLEFPDGTPLEEIITYLREEYEIEMLLDTVALDELGIGPDEPVSVSLRNVSLRSALRRMLEPLELTYVIDDEVLLITSEEEALTKLSVKVYPVADLVIPIPAPQQGGMGGGMMGGGMGGGMGGGMGGGMGGGGMGGGGMGGGMFSVPDEMVTARVAQKAKTLSIEEEAAPASQPAEATREAAPATAPVEAIELPAAGSDDAAWEVTVENADDASLRDATRRLMAQKRYGDVAKLIEATIRAGKPQPWMYESLGIAMQLDGKSGADIERAVLSAVDLAGSANQLVAIADYLVGMKLDRRAVQVYRLALDRDPLLQEVLGPALAAAKRSDDVDSLRWATTAVLERTWPAEMQVIAEEANRVSKALMARLESEKNTRTAQRFQAELADAQRRDCVVRVSWTGDADVDLAVKEPGGGVCWAGAQRTSGGGARVESLADATSDGVRTESYECSRGFAGEYEVLVSKVWGDVVADAVTVEVVIGEGTEAAETQKHQVKFDEEGKALVRFNAPAGRRVEPIADEQLAQALKRQDEVARSVVAQQLSSLADETSVSLRPDQVLRRRRALAGSGAVGFQPQITVLPEGTQLQVSAVVSADRRYVRVTPTPTFSVIGDVATFTFAGGGQNPNDQFTSAAAQQAGAEGGFGGLAGGGLGGAGGGGLGGGGLGGGGLGGGGGGLGGGGGAGGGGGF, encoded by the coding sequence ATGATTTCGACGCGTACAGGTCGTTTGGCGTTCGTTCACTCCCTCTCCTGCCTGTTGGTAGGGGCATCGGCCGTCTGCATGGCGGCCGAGAGCGTGGACCTGCGGGTCTACGACGCCCCAACCGGCGAGCGGTACTTCGCCGCGAGCTTCGGGCCGGTCGAGGCCGCCAAGCGGCCAACCCCGATGGACGTGGTCCTGGTGGTCGATACGTCGGCGAGCCAAGTCGGGCCGTTCCGCTCGACGACGCTGGCCGCCGTCGAGGCGTGCCTCGCGACGCTCCATCCGGAAGACCGGGTCGAGCTGGTCGCCGCCGACCTCGACGCCCGCGCCCTCACCAAGGCGCCCGTGACGCCGGGGAGCGCTGAATTAAACGGAGCGGTCGAATCGCTCCGCCAGGTGACGCCGCTGGGAGCCTCGGACTTGCGTGGCGCGATCGAAGCGGCCGCCGATCGCTTCAACACAGAAGACACGGACCGCCGCCGGGCGATCGTCTACATCGGCGACGGCGTCTCGATGGGCGCCGCCAAGCTCTCGGGCGCCGCGTGGGTCGAGACGATCCGCCAGTTGCGTGCCGACAAGGTCGCCGTTTCGAGCTTCGCCGTCGGCCCGCAGAAGAACGCCTGGATGCTCGCGTCGATCGCGAACCTGACCGGCGGCAACCTGTACGTCGATGACGAGGCGATCGCCGACAACGACGCCGACGCCCGCCGCCGTGGCGAGCGTGTCGGCCGTGTGCTGGCCGACTGGGCCCACGCCGAGGTGCTGTGGACCGACTCGGTGTCGGCGAACGAGGCCGTGCTGGCCGCGTACCCCGCCGAAATGCCGCCGCTCCGCAGCGACCGCGACACCGTCGTGGTCGGCCAGATGACGGGCGACTCGAAGTCGCTCGACGTCGACGCCCTTGCTGGCGATGAGGCGATCGCTTGGTCGGCCGAGGTTCCCCCGTCGGACGACGAGAACAGCTACCTGACGAAGCTGGTGAGCGACGCCGCGATGGATGGGGGCTTGTCGCTGACCGCCCTCGGGACGGCCGGCCTCACCGAGACCGCCCGGGCCATCAACGCCGAAACCGAGCGTCTGACGACGATCGCCGAACAGGCTGTCGCGATGGGCGACGCCGAAGGCGCTGTTCGGATCAGCAACGCCGTTTTGCAACGCGACCCGGGCAACGTCCGGGCGAAGACCGTCCAGCTCGCCGCTGACCAGTCGGTCCTCGTACGCACTGCGCAGCTCGATGTGATCGATGACCCGGCCGCGGCGGAAGTACTGACTCCAGGGACGCCGCCGACGGAGGGCCCGGTCGCCGGCTCGGCGCCACTGGCCGACGGCGCGATCATTCGGGACGACGCCTACCCGCAACGAGAGGGCGAAGTCTACGAAGATACGGGCGCCTACCCACCGGCCGAGGCGGTGGTCGATGGTCGGTTCCTGAACTCAATCGAAAAGAACCGCCGGGTTTTCGCCCAGCTCCTTGAGAAAGAAGTGCAAAACGCGATCGCCGACGCCCGCACCAAGATGGCGAGCAACCCCGAGGAGGCAATCCAGGACCTCAAGGTGATGATGCAAAGCGTCGAGCGGGCGCCGGAGCTAGTTGCGTCGACCCGCGCCGGGCTGATCGACAAACTGCAATCGGCCCTCCGTGAGGGCGCGCGGCAGGCCGTCATCAAGGACGAGCTCGACCGCGAACGCAACGAAAATCTCGCCGCCGCCCAAGAGCGCCGGTTGCTGCTGGATCGCATGGAGTTGAACCGGGAGCGGATGAGGCAGCTCATCGAGCGTTTCAACTCGCTGATCGACGAGCGGCGTTTCGCGGAAGCGAACGAGGTGGCGCTGATCGCCGAGGAACTGGACCCCGAAGGGGTTGTGCCGCGGGTGGCCCGTGTCTGGGGTGAAGCGAAGCACAACCACGAACTCAACATGGAGTACCGGCAGCGTCGCGCGGCGTTGTTCCTAGCGACGATGCAGAGCGTCGAAGACTCGTTCATGCCCTTCCCGGACAACGTGCCGATGGTCTACCCCGACCCGGAAAAGTGGCGTGAGCTGACCCGACTCCGGGAGCAATACAAGGCCGTCGATGTCGCGGGGCAGAGCCCCTCAGAGAAGGCGATCACCGACGCGCTGGGCAGCCCGCTGCCGAGCGCGGGCCTGGAGTTCCCAGACGGAACGCCGCTGGAGGAGATCATCACCTACCTGCGGGAGGAGTACGAGATCGAGATGCTGCTCGATACCGTGGCGTTGGACGAGTTGGGCATTGGTCCGGATGAGCCGGTGTCGGTGTCGCTGCGCAACGTGTCGTTGCGTTCGGCTCTGCGTCGGATGCTCGAGCCGCTGGAACTCACCTACGTCATCGACGACGAGGTGCTGCTGATCACCAGCGAAGAAGAAGCGCTCACCAAGCTCAGCGTGAAGGTTTACCCCGTCGCGGACCTCGTGATCCCGATCCCAGCGCCGCAACAGGGTGGCATGGGCGGCGGCATGATGGGCGGTGGCATGGGTGGCGGCATGGGTGGCGGCATGGGCGGCGGCATGGGTGGCGGCGGTATGGGCGGCGGCGGCATGGGCGGCGGCATGTTCAGCGTCCCCGACGAGATGGTCACCGCACGAGTCGCTCAAAAGGCCAAGACCCTGTCGATCGAAGAAGAAGCCGCTCCGGCGTCGCAACCCGCCGAGGCAACCAGGGAAGCTGCTCCGGCGACGGCCCCCGTCGAAGCGATCGAGCTCCCCGCTGCCGGCTCCGATGACGCCGCGTGGGAAGTTACGGTCGAGAACGCAGACGACGCCTCGCTCCGCGACGCGACGCGACGCCTGATGGCTCAGAAGCGTTACGGCGACGTCGCCAAGCTGATCGAGGCCACGATCCGCGCCGGCAAGCCGCAGCCCTGGATGTACGAGTCGCTCGGCATCGCGATGCAACTCGACGGCAAGTCGGGCGCCGACATCGAGCGGGCCGTCCTGTCGGCCGTGGACCTCGCCGGCAGCGCCAACCAACTGGTAGCGATCGCCGACTACCTGGTGGGCATGAAGCTCGACCGTCGTGCGGTGCAGGTCTATCGACTCGCGCTGGACCGCGACCCCCTGCTGCAGGAGGTTCTCGGCCCCGCGCTCGCCGCGGCAAAGCGATCCGATGACGTGGACTCGCTGCGTTGGGCGACCACCGCGGTGCTCGAGCGAACCTGGCCCGCCGAGATGCAGGTCATCGCCGAAGAAGCAAACCGCGTCTCGAAGGCGCTGATGGCGCGGCTGGAGTCGGAGAAGAACACCCGCACCGCGCAGCGTTTCCAAGCCGAGCTGGCCGACGCTCAACGTCGTGACTGCGTGGTTCGTGTCTCCTGGACCGGCGACGCCGATGTCGATCTGGCGGTGAAGGAGCCGGGCGGCGGCGTCTGTTGGGCCGGCGCCCAGCGCACCAGCGGCGGCGGCGCCCGAGTCGAGTCGCTCGCCGACGCGACCAGTGACGGCGTCCGCACCGAATCGTACGAATGCTCGCGCGGCTTCGCCGGTGAGTACGAAGTGCTCGTGAGCAAGGTCTGGGGCGACGTGGTCGCTGACGCCGTGACGGTAGAAGTCGTCATTGGCGAAGGAACCGAGGCCGCCGAGACCCAGAAGCATCAAGTGAAGTTCGACGAAGAGGGCAAGGCCCTCGTCAGGTTCAACGCTCCGGCTGGCCGGCGCGTTGAACCGATCGCCGACGAGCAGCTGGCCCAAGCCCTGAAGCGTCAGGATGAGGTAGCCCGGTCGGTGGTGGCTCAGCAGCTCAGTTCGCTGGCGGACGAGACCAGCGTTTCGCTGCGTCCCGACCAAGTGCTGCGTCGTCGCCGCGCTCTGGCAGGCTCGGGCGCCGTTGGCTTCCAGCCGCAGATCACGGTCCTCCCCGAAGGCACCCAGCTGCAGGTATCGGCTGTCGTGTCGGCTGATCGCCGCTATGTCCGCGTCACGCCGACGCCAACCTTCTCGGTGATCGGCGATGTCGCGACATTCACGTTCGCGGGCGGCGGCCAGAACCCGAACGACCAGTTCACCTCGGCAGCGGCCCAGCAAGCGGGCGCTGAAGGCGGCTTCGGCGGCCTCGCCGGCGGCGGCCTCGGCGGCGCGGGTGGCGGCGGCCTCGGCGGCGGTGGCCTGGGTGGTGGTGGTCTCGGCGGCGGGGGCGGCGGCCTCGGCGGCGGTGGTGGCGCCGGTGGCGGCGGCGGCTTCTAA
- a CDS encoding SLC13 family permease, protein MFLSLLAAAAPASLTFEGGLSIAVVATVFATLMLRRSSPVELLFLSGLAVVTLAGAIPAKDALAGFASGPVLLIGALFAAAAGLQTTGAVDWIGGLLLGQAKTERQALRRLALATPISAFLINTPLVAMLAPVVIDWCRKNSVSPSRLMMPLSHLVILGGVCTVIGTSTTLVCNAQIAEVRDDVQQQYEAGEVTEQFLADVGDIRFFEITWVGVPIALAGVAYILFLAPRRLPNRTDLLEDFGDRRREYLVEMLVQPGCGLVGKTVEQAGLRQLPGLFLIEISRGEEVITPIAPGDLIYAHDRMVFTGVVGTIADLERIPGLVPAADITYESRPAERTRRHLAEAVLSRTSPINGRTVREANFRQLYNAAIVAVHRGGERLGTKIGDIRLQPGDTLLLQTRSGFVEAHRNSRDFYLVSQVGGSSARRHDRAPAAILLFVLLLAWLVATSVGAAGSTTAAWLSPNIRPIAGIAVVMAMIGARCLTLGQARAAIDLQVLITVAAAIGLGGALSHSGAAQWVANLVVNTVQLTPVPANVLPWVLLAAVYLLSMGMTEAITNAAVATIMIPISVGIAQQAGLSPRPFLMAVAIAASLSFATPVGYQTNLMVMGPGGYHPKDYLRVGGPLQLMIALIGIITIGLVWPLEGFDARG, encoded by the coding sequence ATGTTTCTATCGCTACTCGCCGCCGCGGCGCCCGCCTCCCTGACTTTTGAGGGCGGCCTGTCGATTGCCGTGGTAGCGACCGTCTTCGCGACGCTGATGCTCCGCCGCTCGTCGCCGGTGGAATTGCTGTTCCTCAGTGGTCTGGCGGTTGTCACGCTCGCCGGGGCGATCCCCGCCAAAGACGCCCTAGCCGGCTTTGCTAGCGGGCCCGTGTTGCTGATCGGCGCCCTCTTCGCCGCCGCGGCGGGGCTGCAAACGACCGGCGCCGTCGATTGGATCGGCGGACTCCTTCTGGGGCAGGCGAAGACCGAACGCCAAGCCCTCCGCCGCCTCGCGCTGGCGACTCCAATCTCCGCGTTTCTTATCAATACCCCGCTGGTGGCGATGCTCGCCCCCGTGGTGATCGACTGGTGCCGCAAGAACAGCGTCTCGCCATCGCGGTTGATGATGCCGTTGAGCCACTTGGTGATCCTCGGCGGCGTCTGCACCGTGATCGGCACCAGCACGACCCTCGTCTGCAACGCCCAGATCGCGGAGGTCCGGGACGACGTCCAGCAACAGTACGAAGCCGGCGAGGTGACTGAGCAGTTTCTCGCCGATGTCGGGGACATCCGCTTTTTCGAAATCACCTGGGTGGGAGTGCCGATCGCCCTCGCCGGCGTTGCCTATATTCTCTTCTTGGCCCCCCGACGCCTGCCCAACCGCACCGATCTCCTCGAGGATTTCGGCGACCGCCGCCGCGAGTACCTCGTCGAAATGCTCGTCCAACCGGGCTGCGGGTTGGTGGGAAAAACCGTTGAACAAGCCGGCCTGCGGCAACTTCCGGGCTTGTTCCTCATTGAGATCAGCCGTGGCGAAGAGGTCATTACGCCGATCGCGCCTGGCGATCTCATCTACGCCCACGACCGCATGGTCTTCACCGGCGTCGTGGGGACGATCGCTGACCTCGAGCGGATCCCCGGCCTTGTTCCTGCCGCGGACATCACCTACGAATCGCGCCCCGCCGAGCGGACGCGTCGCCACTTAGCCGAGGCGGTTCTCTCCCGCACCTCACCGATCAACGGCCGCACGGTCCGTGAGGCCAACTTCCGCCAGCTCTACAACGCGGCGATTGTTGCAGTGCACCGCGGCGGTGAACGCCTCGGCACGAAAATTGGCGACATCCGTCTCCAGCCGGGTGACACGCTGCTGCTACAGACGCGTTCGGGTTTTGTCGAAGCACACCGCAACAGCCGGGACTTCTATCTGGTGAGCCAAGTTGGCGGCTCGTCGGCCCGTCGCCACGACCGCGCGCCGGCGGCGATCTTGCTGTTTGTGCTGCTCTTGGCGTGGCTGGTGGCGACCTCGGTCGGCGCCGCGGGCTCCACGACCGCGGCTTGGCTGTCGCCCAATATCCGCCCGATTGCCGGGATTGCGGTCGTGATGGCGATGATCGGCGCCCGCTGCCTGACCCTCGGGCAAGCCCGCGCGGCGATCGATCTCCAGGTGCTGATCACCGTCGCGGCGGCGATTGGCCTGGGCGGCGCCTTGAGCCACTCCGGCGCCGCGCAGTGGGTCGCCAACCTTGTCGTGAATACGGTTCAACTGACTCCCGTGCCGGCGAACGTGTTGCCGTGGGTGCTGCTAGCGGCGGTCTACCTGCTCTCGATGGGCATGACCGAAGCGATCACCAACGCCGCGGTAGCGACCATCATGATCCCGATCTCCGTCGGTATCGCCCAGCAGGCCGGCCTCAGCCCGCGTCCCTTTCTGATGGCGGTGGCGATCGCCGCATCGCTGAGCTTCGCGACCCCTGTCGGCTACCAGACCAACCTGATGGTCATGGGACCGGGCGGCTACCACCCCAAAGACTATCTTCGGGTTGGCGGCCCTCTCCAGCTGATGATCGCCCTGATCGGCATCATCACCATCGGCCTCGTTTGGCCGCTCGAAGGCTTTGACGCACGCGGCTAG
- the rph gene encoding ribonuclease PH: protein MPRHDGRAANQLRPLKFKRGYASAAAGSVLVEWGGTIVLCTASVGTDVPPWLAGKGRGWVTAEYNMLPGSTSPRKARKPDGRSTEIQRIIGRSLRAGVDLTALGERTITVDCDVLRADGGTRTASITGGWVALRDAIASLTDETGAPAFAPTAIVGDGCPLRDTIAAVSVGLVNGEPALDLDYPEDSTAAVDMNVVATGAGELIEVQGGGEGTTFRRDQLSAMLDLAMEGLTKITATQLAA from the coding sequence ATGCCCCGCCACGACGGCCGCGCCGCCAATCAGCTCCGCCCCCTCAAGTTTAAGCGCGGCTACGCCTCCGCCGCCGCCGGGAGCGTCCTCGTCGAGTGGGGCGGCACCATCGTCCTGTGCACTGCGAGCGTCGGCACGGACGTGCCGCCCTGGCTGGCTGGCAAGGGCCGCGGCTGGGTCACCGCCGAGTACAACATGCTCCCCGGCTCCACGAGCCCGCGCAAGGCCCGCAAGCCCGACGGCCGCTCGACCGAGATCCAGCGGATCATCGGTCGCTCGCTGCGCGCGGGCGTCGATCTTACCGCCCTCGGCGAGCGCACCATCACCGTCGATTGCGACGTGCTCCGTGCCGACGGCGGCACCCGCACCGCGAGCATCACCGGCGGCTGGGTCGCGCTGCGTGACGCGATCGCCTCGCTCACCGACGAGACCGGCGCCCCCGCGTTCGCCCCCACAGCGATCGTCGGCGACGGCTGCCCACTCCGTGACACGATCGCCGCCGTCAGCGTCGGCCTCGTGAACGGCGAGCCCGCGCTCGACCTCGACTACCCCGAGGACTCGACCGCCGCGGTCGACATGAACGTCGTCGCCACCGGCGCCGGCGAGTTGATCGAGGTCCAAGGCGGCGGCGAAGGAACCACGTTCCGCCGTGATCAGCTCAGTGCAATGCTCGACCTAGCGATGGAAGGCCTCACCAAGATCACCGCCACGCAACTTGCCGCCTAA
- the argB gene encoding acetylglutamate kinase → MGWIRRFRDSVTVIKLGGSLLDDAEALRHLLIDIVFMETVGMRPVVVHGGGKAVNQAMAAAGLEPRWVQGRRYTDDATLGIVEKVLGGELNEYIAGKIEEYGGRAMPLNTTGETNNNVLYGERITLDGENGEQLDLGHVGHVTRVDRDAIENLCFAGQVPVIPCLCESEEVVDGKRQLFNVNADTAAMAVAEALGAEKLVFLSDVNGVLLDKDDPGSRIGTLSPSKSKELIASGVIAGGMIPKVEACLQTLQNGVGKVHIVDGKLRHSLLLEIYTNHGVGTQIVNEPAA, encoded by the coding sequence ATGGGGTGGATCCGCCGGTTCCGTGACAGCGTCACCGTCATCAAGCTCGGCGGCAGCCTGCTCGACGACGCCGAGGCCTTGCGCCACCTGCTGATTGACATCGTCTTCATGGAGACCGTCGGCATGCGGCCCGTCGTCGTCCACGGCGGCGGCAAGGCCGTGAACCAGGCGATGGCCGCCGCCGGTCTCGAGCCCCGCTGGGTTCAGGGACGCCGCTACACCGACGACGCCACTCTCGGCATCGTCGAGAAGGTCCTCGGCGGCGAGCTCAACGAGTACATCGCCGGCAAGATCGAAGAGTACGGTGGCCGTGCCATGCCGCTGAACACGACCGGCGAGACCAACAACAACGTCCTCTACGGCGAGCGGATCACGCTGGACGGGGAGAACGGAGAGCAGCTCGACCTTGGTCACGTCGGCCACGTCACCCGCGTCGATCGCGACGCGATCGAGAACCTCTGCTTCGCCGGCCAGGTTCCAGTGATCCCCTGCCTTTGTGAGTCCGAGGAGGTCGTGGACGGCAAGCGACAGCTCTTCAACGTCAACGCCGACACCGCCGCAATGGCCGTCGCCGAAGCCCTCGGCGCTGAGAAGCTCGTCTTCCTCAGCGACGTCAACGGGGTGCTGCTCGACAAGGACGACCCGGGTAGCCGCATCGGCACGCTGTCGCCGTCGAAGTCCAAGGAACTGATCGCCAGCGGCGTCATCGCCGGCGGCATGATCCCCAAGGTCGAAGCCTGCCTCCAGACGCTCCAGAACGGCGTCGGCAAGGTCCACATCGTCGACGGCAAGCTCCGCCACTCCCTACTGCTAGAGATCTACACCAACCACGGCGTCGGCACCCAGATTGTGAATGAACCCGCAGCGTAG